From Rhododendron vialii isolate Sample 1 chromosome 10a, ASM3025357v1, the proteins below share one genomic window:
- the LOC131303674 gene encoding myb-related protein 315-like: MGRQPCCDKVGLKRGPWTIEEDHKLMNFILNNGILCWRMVPKLAGLQRCGKSCRLGWINYLRPDLKRGALSEAEEDQIIQLHACLGNRWSKIASHFPGRTDNEIKNRWNTRIKKRLKPLGVDPVSHKSIEQQEDEEKTEAIPTSNSSTQREGSLGVPCMIMEKHTKNEEKQLTEGDMNLDETSELLRGYEMVSLDAGLWMNQGATNPSSCSPSFSLEESLNPSMGESNPIQQWVDSMLSCDSFNQLEEVLLFLKNCQ; encoded by the exons ATGGGGAGGCAACCTTGTTGTGACAAGGTAGGGTTGAAAAGAGGTCCATGGACCATTGAGGAAGATCACAAGCTCATGAACTTCATCCTCAACAATGGTATCCTTTGTTGGCGGATGGTTCCTAAGCTCGCAG GTTTGCAAAGATGTGGAAAGAGTTGCAGACTAGGATGGATTAATTATCTAAGACCAGACCTGAAAAGAGGGGCACTATCAGAAGCCGAAGAGGATCAGATTATACAACTCCATGCCTGTCTTGGTAACAG GTGGTCTAAAATAGCCTCGCATTTTCCTGGCCGCACGGACAATGAAATCAAGAACCGCTGGAACACTAGAATCAAGAAAAGGTTAAAGCCCCTTGGAGTGGACCCTGTGTCCCACAAATCAATTGAGcaacaagaagatgaagagaAAACCGAGGCAATCCCAACATCGAATTCATCGACTCAACGAGAGGGAAGCTTGGGAGTTCCATGCATGATCATGGAGAAACATACAAAGAATGAGGAGAAACAATTAACTGAAGGTGACATGAACTTGGATGAAACAAGTGAACTTTTACGTGGTTATGAAATGGTGAGTTTGGATGCTGGGTTGTGGATGAACCAAGGAGCTACTAATCCCAGTTCTTGCAGCCCTTCATTCTCTTTGGAAGAGTCTCTTAACCCTTCAATGGGTGAATCCAATCCTATTCAACAATGGGTTGATTCCATGCTATCATGTGATAGTTTCAACCAACTAGAAGAAGTGTTGTTGTTTTTGAAGAATTGCCAATAa